In the Pedobacter cryoconitis genome, TCGAGACTAAGTTATCAATCTCATCAAAAAATGAATTATCGATGAGCGGAGAAAGCAAAATCAATGTAAATGGTGAAAATGTAAGCATAGTTGGCAGCAATACAGTTATTGATGGTTCACCAGTAAAAATCAACTCTTAACTTTATGGATAAACTATCAGAAAAGAGTTATCAGTTGGTTGTCAGGGGAAATGTAAAAATGCTGACCATGATGGATAGCTTTTCTACAACCGGAACTTATGTGCTTTCACATTACGGAAAAAATGCATTTAAGCCTGACCTGCAGGAATATGTACTGGAAGAGCGGGACGTGAAGTTAACGGAGTATTATGACCCCAATACATATCAACTGATAGAATATGTAAATAAGTTAGCTTATATCTACAGCAGGCAGCATATCTGTATCAACAGTGGCGGTGTAATCAAAGGGTTATTGAACATGCCTGAGATCAAGACGAAATGGGATAAGCTTAAAAAGGAGCTGATGCAGACCAATCCTATTGCTGCTTTTGAAATTATCAGGCATAAAGAACGTGAACTGGCCAACCCTCCGGAGTTAATTGAAAATCTGGAGAATACACATTTCATGCATTTGTTTTTATATGCGTTTAATTATACGGCCGATGGAGTTGTTTATGAACAGAAAAAGGAGGAAAGAGATCGGATGGGCATTGGCTTTTTAATTCCGGTGAATCAAACTTATACTTCTGAAACGACTGATAATGGCTATAGTATTCATGTGGAGTCTTCATTAGATGAGAAAGGTAAAATTGATAAGCAGATGATATCAAAAGTAACTGGCCAAAAGGAATTTGACATGAAACATTATACAAAGGCCAGTTTCAATTATGACCATACCGGGGTGTTACAATCTGCGGAAATGAAGGTATTCGAGCAAATAAATAATGACTATAAATCAGATTTATATTTAAATCTGGAAAGCATATAAGTTATGGCTGACGAGGAATTACAATGGTTAACGGAAAAGCATTATTTAGTTTGCCCTAAAGGTGCAATGTTCAAACAGATGAAAGTAACCAGCCAAGAGCAGGTTACATTCAGTGGCAATCTTGCGGCAACAACCGAGGATAAGATGATTGGCAATGTATTTATCTGTTTGGGTAGTATGGCATTTATGGCGGGGGCAATTGCAGGTTTGCTAGTTGCTGCTTTAGCATTACTTGCTGTACCAGTAGCAGGCTGGGCATTGGCTTTAATTATCGGCGGTGCTTTATTACTCGCTATAGGTGCTGGTTATATGAAGTGTAAAACAAATGCAGCGGCAAGGATTTGGGTCAACTCCTCTCCTAATTTGGTGATACATCATCATGAAGGGTTGGTTGTTGGTCAAAGTCAGTTAAGCTGCCCTCCGGAAGGTGCGATGATTGATATTAAAGCCACTTTCTGGGAAGCGATGATGAGTACCACGATGAATAATGTGGGGCATATTGCCAACTTTGCTTTTGGATTTTTAGCGGGCAGAGGATTGGGCAGCATGGCGGGAACGTTAGGTACACAAGGTATCAGAGCTGCCGGTGCAGAGTTTTTAACGATAGCGCGAACAGAAATGGGATCCATGTTTAACCCGGCTTCTTTGTTTGGTAAGATGAGTTGGTTTTGCAGAGGAATGCGCGGATTTGGTATGTTCGGCGCTTATAAGGGCCAGGCTGATATCTGGACAAACGATGAGATGAGTGTTACGGACAAGTTATTGGCGAGTGGTCAGGAACTGGTCTTAGCAATTTTTGCAGCCAAAGGAGCTTCACTGGTTTGTTTCCCTGCAGGTACTACGGTACATACAGGAAATGGGGTGATGGCTATTGAGGACATCGCTGTTGGGACATTAGTCTGGACGCTGAATGAAGAAAACGGACAAAGAGAGTTGAAACCGATTACAGCAACACATCGCCGCACAACCTTGAGTATGATGGTTGTTGAATTGGGAAATGGAACTATATTTGAAGTAACACCGGAGCATCGTTTCCTGGTGGAAAATGAGTGGCGCGAGATCCAGTCGATTACTGCGCTGGATGAACTGGAAGGAATTGACGGGGAAAGGGTAAGGATTAAGAATATCGGGTTGATCAGCAAAAGCGCTGTGGTTTATAACTTCGATGTTTTAGACAATGAGAATTACTTTGTTACCGAGGATGGGGTACTGGTACATAATGGGTATGCGAAAAAACTTGATGATGACTCTTATGAAATAGGGGTTAATTATAAAGAAGGTTGGACTCCTCAACAAATAGCTGAAGCTGATGCAAAAATAAAAGCGCTAAACGAGTCTGGAGATTTAATTATATCAACACCTAATAGAGGTAGTAAATCTGCAGCAGATATGTATAGAGATGCCGGATTTGAAATACCTGCTGGAAAAGATGTAGATCATATCAAGGACTTACAATTTGGTGGCCCGGATGCCGTTACAAATATGAATCCACTTGATTTTAGTGTGAATAGAAGTCTGGGACCTCAAATTTACCATCAAACTAAAAACCTGCCTTTGGGCACAAAAGTATCTAAGATTATTATATCACCTATTAAATAATTTATGAAAGAAAGCAAAAAAGTATTAGATACCAGATCAGGCATGTGGTGTATCTGGAACCCAAAAATTGCAAAGGGAGTAAATTCATATGAAGATTGGGAAGAAAATTTTTATGAGGACGATTCTCTTTTAGAACTCATAAAGGAAAAGCTGTTCGTTCCAATTAATTTGCAAAACAATGGAGCTTTAGAATTCATTATTCGAATAGCGCCACAAAAAATATTGAGTGAAAGAGAAGCTAAATATCTTTTAACCACGTCCAACAATTATTTGATTGAGTCTGATGGGATTCTTAACGTTAGTGGAATAGAATATATCGAAGAGACTATAAATGAGTCTCATGTAGCTCAAGTTGAAACAGCGAAAAATATTTATCTGGTAAGTATTGATATCATAGACTGGAAAAAAGAACCTGGAATGACAAAGGAAGATGGATCTCCTGCGGATGGGGCTTTACCTGATCTTATTGTTCATTTAAACACTCTATCAAATGATGTTGTAATAAGTCATAAAATCGAAACATTTAAAAAGTAGCTAATCTGGCCTGTAAGATATACTTATCAAATGATTGAAATTCATCAAAAGATAAAAAGCCTGGGAGATATTATTTTTCGGAAAAAAAGAGAAGAAAGACATAATACCCATCACACTTTAGAATTTATCAAAAGTGTGATGGATGCTTTACCCGAACAACGGGTGATAGATTTCATCAAGGAATATGGATTCTCTACTTTTAAGAATTATGTGATGATAAAGTCATTTGAGAAATCTTCTTTTTTATCTAGCGGAGAGATAAAATTGGGATTAATCTTTGGTTTTGGAGATGGAACAGATAGCGTAAAAGATGCTATTGATACTTACTTTATAGAAGAGCAATTGAATTGGAAGTTTTTCCCTTTATTCGAGGGATATCCCGGAGATATCATATTTTATTCTCTGGAACCAGAAACAAGAGGCAAAATATACTATTGGCATCATGAGGGAGATATCAATGCAGATAAGTCATTGATAGCAAACTCATTTGAAGAGTTTATTAATAACTTATATCTCAAACAAAAAGAGGAGGAAGAAGAAGAGCCAGAATTATCTGCAGATGAACTCGCTTCAGTTAATGAGCGGAGAAAAAGAGTAGGTCTTCCTCTTATTGTTAAAAATAGAAATGAGATTACCTGATTAAGTTTTCAATAAAAAACATGGATACAACCTGGAAGTTCGTAAAGCCCTTAAAAGACAAATCATCTATTCTTTTAGTTGAAAAAGAATGGGGCATAAAACTTCCTGAGATTTTTATTGAGCTGGTAATAAACTATAACTCAGGCGTTCCGGAAAATACAGCATTTAATACAGAGTTTTCAACAGGTAAGAGTTCTGGAGAACTGTTAAATTTTAATCTTGATAGTAAGGATAATGTATTAGCTGAATATAAGAACATTGAAGACAAACTGCCACCTGATATTTTTCCTTTTGCTGCCGATCCGGGGGGAAATTATATATGCTTTGATTACAGAATGAATAAAGAGAATCCACAAATAGTATTTTGGAATCATGAAGAAAGATTTATAATTGAGGGCGATCAGATAGTAAATCCGGATGTTGAAAATGAATTCGATTTACATATTATAGAGCCAGTTTCCAATGATCTCGAAGGATTTTTAAATAAGTTATATACTATTAAAAATGATGAAGATAATGATTTTGAAGGATTTGAATTGTTATAAAAAACACATGTAGAAATACGCTTTAAATGGAATTTGAACAGACTTCACAGAACCTTTCTCTAGAAGATTTAAGAGATTTTGAAACCAAAATCAATTTAACATTACCTGAAGATTTTAAAGAACACTATTTGAAGAGCAATGGTGGTTATCCCCCTTTTGAACATGTCAAAGGAATAAATCACTTATTCACAATAAACGGATTTATACCAATAAAACATGGAACTGCCCCAATTGAAGAAACGATTTCTGATTATAAAAAAAGTGGAATTACCTTTGGCCCAAAAATCCCTTTCGCCTTTGATAATGGTGATAACATTTATTTAATCTCTTTAGATAGCGAGGACTATGAGACTATTTACCTGGTTGAATCCGAATTTTTGAATATAAAGGAAAAACAATATTATAAAGTCTCGAACAATTTCACCGGATTTCTAGCGAGTTTTTACAACGAATAATATCCTAATGTAAAGAGTTTATCTTAACCACTACTCCATCTTCCAGGTTCGGAAACCCCTGAATTTAAGCTCTTAATCGATAACGATTATCGCTGTTACAATTCAACTTCAATCTTAAAAAACTAAAAATCAGCCTTAAAAACTAAGCCTTCATGTTGTCTCGTATGCCCATTCAACACCGTTAAGCCACCATAAATAATTTTTTTTAAATTAAATTTGACAAATTAAATTTTGTTGCTACATTTGAAAAAACAAAGATTAAAAATACAGGGTTCTGTTTTCAGAAGCCAGCAAAGAAAAAAATGAGAAACATCACTACATATTGGTTTAGCTACTTCTACTACTTTAGTAAGAGCCGGGACTGATATGCAATCAAAAAAATCAACATAAATTGTATATGAAAAGTCCCGGCATCCTGCCGGGACTTTTTTTGTTTAAAGCAAAAATTAACGCAGGAGATTATAAGATGAAAAAAGTAACAAGAGTAGCAATACAAGGTATTAAAGCCTCCTTTCATGAAGAAGCTGCTTTCAAATTCTTTGGTAATGACATTAAAACTGTCGAATGCAATTCCTTTAAACAAACATGCGAAGTGCTTGAAGCACGGGAAGTTGACTACGTAGTGATGGCGATTGAAAACTCTATAGCTGGTAGCCTTTTACCAAATTATACCCTGATCAGAGAATATAATTTTGCAGTGACCGGAGAGGTTTATCTTCCTATACAATTGCATTTAATGGCCCTGCCAGGAGTGAAATTGGAAGACGTAAAATATGTAACCTCCCACCCTATTGCTATTCGTCAGTGTATCGATTTCTTTGATGAGTTTCCACACCTTAAGGTAGTGGAAAGTGTAGATACAGCCGCTTGTGCAAAAAAGATCAGAGACGAGCAATTAACTGATACTGTTGCGATTGCAAATACACTGGCTGCCGAGCTTTATGGCTTGAACATTATAGAAAGAAGAATTGAATCTAATAAAAAGAATTACACCCGTTTCCTGATCCTTCAAAACGATAAAACAGAAGATTTGACTGAAATTAATAAATCCTCCATCTGTTTCCAGGTTGGTAACCATGTAGGTGCACTCTCTAAAGTGCTGAACATCTTCGCAGAGCAAAATGTGAATTTAAGCAAGATCCAGTCTATGCCTGTTTTAGGGAAAAGAAGTGAGTATTACTTCTATGTCGATATGGAATGGACAGAAAGCGAGAAATATGACATCGCTATCCGTAAAGCACTGAAATACACAGTAAACTTTAATATAATGGGCGAGTATCTGAAAAACGATATCGTTTAATACAACATCAACAGCATTTAAAATATTTAATACATACCACACACACATTAAATCCCCCTCATCATGAAATTAAACTTAAACATTCAGCCATTATCGAGCTGGATCAACGTTAAAAACGAGCCGCTTATCATCTCTGGACCATGTAGCGCAGAAACTGAAGATCAATTGTTATCTACTGCACATTTATTAGCTGCAACTGGTAAAGTATCTGTATTAAGAGCTGGAATCTGGAAACCACGTACCCGTCCGGGAGAATTCGAAGGAATCGGAAGTATCGGTCTGGAGTGGTTGAAAAAAGCTAAAGCTGAAACCGGATTACCTACAGCTGTAGAAGTAGCAAACGCTAAACATGTGGAAGAAGCATTGGCAGCGGGCGTTGATATCTTATGGATCGGTGCAAGATCAACTGCAAACCCTTTTACAGTACAGGAAATTGCTGACGCTTTAAAAGGTGTTGATATCCCTGTATTAATCAAAAATCCAGTAAATCCTGATATCTCACTATGGATTGGTGCTTTAGAGCGGATCAACAATGCAGGTATCACTAAATTAGGTGCAATTCACCGTGGTTTCTCTTCTTACGAGAAAAGCTCTTTCCGTAACGAACCAATGTGGGAACTTGCGATTCAATTGAAAACGCTTTGCCCTGAATTGCCAATTATTAATGACCCTTCTCATATTTGCGGAAACCGCGAATTAATCCCTTATATCTCTCAAAAAGCATTAGACCTTGACATGCAAGGATTAATGATTGAGTCACATATTGACCCTTCTGTAGCATGGACTGACGCTAAACAACAGGTTACTCCTGCTGCTTTGGAAGAACTGATCGCTAAATTAAGTTTACGTGATCCAGAATCCAACAACGAAGCGTTTGCTGATAAATTAGCCGAATTACGTAAGCAAATTGATAAAATTGATGATGTAATGCTTCAGAAATTAAGTGAGCGTATGGCTATCGTTGAAAAAATCGGTCAGTACAAAAGAGATAGCAAAGTAACCATCTTACAAGTTAACCGTTGGGATGAAATCCTTAAAAAAGGAACTGCTTTTGCTAAAGCCCTTAAATTAGACCTTGGTTTTACAGAGAAATTCTTAGAATTAGTTCATGCTGAGTCTATCAGAAAACAAACTGCAATCATGAACGAAGGCAAAACTGAAGAAGAAATCGTTGAAGCTGCTGCTGCAAAAGCTTAATCATCTGAGTTTTCAAAAGCTTTTCTTAGTCATAGATTAGGAAAAGCTTCCGAAAATTCTGAATACAAAAAATTAACACGAAATGCTCCAATGAAGAAGAATGCACTTGTTTCCTTTAAGGGACAAAAAGATATCCAGGCAACGATAAACCTCACGGGTTCAAAAAGTGAGAGCAACAGGGCATTAATTATTGCTGCAATCAGTAAAGGGTTAGTCAAGGTAAATAATCTTTCTGATGCTGCTGATACAGTGACTTTGAACAGGATTTTGACGGAACTGGGTACAACTGAACCTGAAGGAAGAAGAACGGTAGATGTTGGCCATGCTGGCACTGCAATGCGCTTTTTAACGGCTTATTTGGCTACAATTCCACAGCAATTTTTGCTTACAGGATCTGCCAGAATGCAGGAACGCCCGATTGCTATCTTAGTGGACGCTTTAAAAAGCCTGGGTGCGGATATATCTTATGCTAAAAATGAGGGTTTCCCTCCTTTGTCTATCAATGGAGGTTTAAATAATGTACGTGCAGAGGTTTCTATCAAAGGAAATGTAAGCAGTCAGTATTTATCGGCCTTGCTGATTATTGCGCCAAAATTGCTTGCTGGCCTTTCGCTGAATATTGAGGGTGGATTAACTTCCAGACCCTATGTAGAAATGACGCTGGCTTTATTGGCTTCAGCTGGGGTTTCACATAGCTGGAAAGGCGATAATATCTATATAGGCCCGCAGCAATATCAGGCGGCAACCCTGACTGTTGAACCTGACTGGAGCGCTGCATCTTACTGGTACAGCATTGCTGCACTAGCTGATCAGGCGGCTATTGAACTGCCTAACTTGAAAGAGGAAAGCTTGCAGGGAGATAGTAAAATCCAGGAAATCATGATTGGCCTTGGTGTGAATACACAAAGAACCGCAAATGGCATAGCTTTAAAAGCCAATAAAAACGAAGCACAAACTACAGCTATTCTAAACTTAAAAGACTGTCCTGATCTGGCACAAACTATTATTGTTTGTGCTGCTGCTAAGGGATTAAACCTTGCTTTTACTGGCTTGGAAACGCTTAAAATTAAAGAAACCAACAGAATTCTGGCCTTACAAAATGAGCTGGGTAAAATTGGCGTTACTTTAAATGAAGAAAATGAAGTTTATACGTTAAACTGTGAAGGATTAAACTTCCCGGAAAAGGTAACTTTCGCAACCTATGATGATCACCGGATGGCTATGGCCTTTGCGCCTTTAAGTTTGCTGATTAAAGAAGTAGAAATTGAAGATTTTCAGGTGGTAGAGAAGTCATATCCTGATTTCTGGAAACATCTGCAAAAAGCAGGTTTCACGGTTCAGGAATTAGCCTGATAATTAGAATAGTTTACAAAAAAAATTAAAAACATGGCAGGAAATACCTTCGGACACTTATTCAGGATTTCAACTTTTGGAGAATCACATGGCGAGGCTATTGGCGTTATCGTAGATGGCTGTCCTGCCGGATTGCCTATTGATCTGGAGTTTATCCAGTCAGAGTTAGATAAACGCCGTCCGGGACAATCAAAGATAACCACACAACGTAAAGAGAGCGACACGGTACAAATCTTATCGGGTATTTTCGAAGGACAAAGTACCGGTACACCGATTGCGCTTTTGATTCCGAATGAGGATCACCGTTCAAAAGATTATGAGCATAATAAGACTGTTTATCGTCCTTCGCATGCGGATTATACTTATGATGCTAAATATGGTATCCGCGATCACCGTGGTGGCGGACGTTCCTCTGCCAGAGAAACGGCTGCCCGGGTAGCGGCAGGTGCGATTGCCAAGTTGTTACTTCAACATTACGGAATTGGTATTTTTGCGCATGTTTCTGCTGTAGGTACTATCAATGCACCTAATTTAGCAGCATTGCCAATTGCTGAATTGCTGGCACAGCGCGAAGAAAATATCGTGCGCTGCGCAGATCCGGCAACCGCAAACGAAATGATCGAATTTATAGACAGTGTCAGAAAAGATGGAGATACTGTTGGTGGAAAAATCAGTTGTATCATTCATAATTGCCCTCCAGGATTAGGAGAGCCTGTTTTTGATAAGCTGCATGCCGATTTAGGCAAAGCGATGTTAAGCATTAACGCTGTACATGGTTTTGAATATGGCTCAGGATTTTCAGGGAGTGAGATGAGGGGATCAGCACACAATGATATCTTCCTGACAGATGGAGCAATACCAAAAACACTGACTAATTTCTCTGGTGGTATACAAGGAGGAATTTCTAACGGAATGGAAATCAATTTTACAGTAGCTTTTAAGCCTGTAGCGACCATTATGCATAATCAGCAAACGGTTAATGCTGCTGGTGAAGCGGCAGAGATTAAAGGTAAAGGCAGACATGATCCTTGTGTAGTGCCCAGAGCAGTTGTGATCGTTGAGGCGATGGCAGCTTTAGTGCTTGCCGATCAGTTATTAAGAAATAAATCAAGCAGGTTATAAGTTAGAAACCTGTTTGTACGGACGCCCTGTTATCTAAAAAATAACAGGGCGTTTTTTTATGTTAAATCTTTCACTGAGACTATTTTAATTTAAATTAAATGAATAATTATTTCTATTTTACATATACCTATTTATACCATCAAATCTATCTACTATGAAACCATCATGTGCAGCACTACTCTTATCGAAACGAACAGGACTGGCAAGCACATGATAGCTTCATAACCATTAAAAAAAAATCTATCTACTATGAAAAACAAAAACAGCGTGGCAATTTTGTGCGCCACATTTTTAGTCGTTTTGGTATCCTGTCGTAAGGATAACCTGACCAACAACAGTCAGGATGCGCTCCACCCAAAAGACAAACTTTATTCTGTACAGGAAATTAATGCAGTAATTCAGTCCAGTTTACAGAAAACCGGAGATTTTAAATGGAATGAGCAAAGTGATGAATTGTTATACAGTGCTGTTATCCATGGGGATAGCCTGCTGTCTGTCGGTTATGGAAATCCACAGTCTAACACCATTACTCAAAGTAACAATGCTGAAGCTCAAATGTCAAACATCAGTGTATCTGAAGCAAAGAAAGCCGGAGTAAATATAGACGGCATTAAAAGCGGCATTTTACAGCAGGTAAAGACTGCTGAGGCCAAAGAGAACGTGCTGCAATATGAAAGCCCTGTGTTGACCAATATGGTGGTTAAAATAGGAAATTTAAGTACGCTTCAGGAGCTGCGTAAATCTAAGGCTATCCGCTATGTGGAACCTGCTGATTACAATAAGCATTTATTAAAGAGCAGATCTGCTATTGCTACAGAAAGCCTGAGCTCTGGTGGAGGTGGCGATCCTGCTGAGCTTCCGGGCTGGTTTATCCAAGGCAGCGGAGAGCCTTTAATCCCTAAGAGTTACGGAGATCAGAAAATCCCGGATGCCTGGAAAGTAAGTACTGGAAGAGGTATCACTATTGGCTTAATTGATAACGGGGTTTATCAAGCTCAAACCGCATTCACTTCACAGGAATTTGGTGCAGGGAGAACGATTGCATTATTTGGTACATTTAAGGGCAATTCCAGTTCAAATGATGGCGTATATGCAAATAAAGATGATATGAGCGCCGATCATGGTACTGCTATGGCTTCTTTAATTGCTGCACCGAAAAAGGTAAACCTGCCTGTCGGAATTGCTTATAACTGTAATCTGGTGAGCTACAGGGCAACTGATTTTGTCGCATTATGGGCCTCTAAACAACAACAGGGCGTGTCCACTGCTTTAACCAGGTTAGCTGATGATCAAAATGTAAAGGTGATATCGATGTCTAATGGCTGGATCTTTAATATATCAGCTTTAGCTGACGCTGTGAAATATGCAAAAAGTAAAGGTAAACTAATCTTTGCTGCTGCCGGTACCTCTATTAAACCAATTAATCTGGGCTTCTTCGTGATTGATATCCCTAAAAGTGTGGGAGTAATATTTCCGGCTTCCATGAACGAAACTGTTGCGGTTACAGGCACCGATTACAGCACAACAGGAAACCTGGTGAGTTGTAAAGAGTGTCATGAAGGTAATAAAGTTTATTTTACAACCACTACTGCAACTTCAGCAGGCATCAATAACGCAGTAGCAGTTTATCATGATACCCCGGGTCAATATGGTTTCTCAGGCTCTTCTTCGGCGGCTACAGCAATTAATGCTGGTATCGCAGCACTGGTTTGGGCTGCGCACCCATCGTGGAATGATAAACAGGTTTTACAAAGAATGGTAGAATCTGCTAAATTATATCCTAATAAAGATTCAAAACTGGGCTATGGCCCGATCAATGTTTTAAAAGCTGTTCAGCCTTAAAAAAACCGCTATAAACAAAGCCTGGTCCTTTCCTTAATCTTCAAAGGGGAACCAGGCTTTTTCTTGAAAAAATGAATTTCAAATATCGGATCCTGAATTAGAAAATTGCAGGGTATTTTGCTTCATTATGTGCATTCATCATCTGGTAAATTGTTTCTACTACATCATCTACTGATGGTTTAGTGAAGTAATCCCCGTCAGATCCATATGGAGGACGGTGAGCTTTGGCAGATAATGTTTGTGGTTGTGCATCTAAATGGTAATATCCACCCTGATTCTCTAAAATCTGTTGCAGGATATAAGCTGTTCCGCCACCCGGAACATCTTCATCTACCACTAATAATTTATTCGTTTTCTGTAAAGAAGACGCGCATAAATGGTCTGTATCAAAAGGAAGTAAAGTTTGAGGATCGATGATCTCTACTGAAATTCCGTAAGCTGCCAGTTCTTCAGCTGCTTCTTCTACAATCCTTAAAGTCGAGCCATAAGATACCACAGTAATATCTGTTCCTTCTCTTACAATTTCAGCTTTTCCTAAAGGTACCGTATACTCCCCTACATTATCAGGCAACATCTCTTTTAAGCGATAGCCATTCAGGCATTCAATCATTAAAGCTGGTTCATCTGCTCTGAACAACGTATTGTACATTCCCGCAGCCTGTGTCATATTACGAGGCACACACAGGTGTAAACCACGTAGAGAGCCTAAGATCATACCAATTGGTGAACCTGAATGCCATACCCCTTCCAAACGGTGCCCGCGGGTCCTGATAATTACCGGTGCTTTTTGTCCGCCTTTGGTACGGTAAGACAAACTAGCCAAATCATCACTCAAAACATTCAGTGCATATAACAGATAATCCAGGTATTGAATCTCTGCGATTGGTCTTAAACCACGCAAGGCTAACCCGATACCCTGACCTGCAATAGTCATTTCTCTGATCCCTGTATCAGTAACTCTTAATTCACCATATTTAGCCTGCAAGCCTGCAAAACCCTGGTTCACATCACCAATGTTTCCTAAGTCTTCACCAAATGCCACTAAACGCTGATCGCGTGCAAAGTTAGCATCAAAACAAGCATTCAGTAATTCGCGGCCATCTACCATTT is a window encoding:
- a CDS encoding Hint domain-containing protein, translated to MADEELQWLTEKHYLVCPKGAMFKQMKVTSQEQVTFSGNLAATTEDKMIGNVFICLGSMAFMAGAIAGLLVAALALLAVPVAGWALALIIGGALLLAIGAGYMKCKTNAAARIWVNSSPNLVIHHHEGLVVGQSQLSCPPEGAMIDIKATFWEAMMSTTMNNVGHIANFAFGFLAGRGLGSMAGTLGTQGIRAAGAEFLTIARTEMGSMFNPASLFGKMSWFCRGMRGFGMFGAYKGQADIWTNDEMSVTDKLLASGQELVLAIFAAKGASLVCFPAGTTVHTGNGVMAIEDIAVGTLVWTLNEENGQRELKPITATHRRTTLSMMVVELGNGTIFEVTPEHRFLVENEWREIQSITALDELEGIDGERVRIKNIGLISKSAVVYNFDVLDNENYFVTEDGVLVHNGYAKKLDDDSYEIGVNYKEGWTPQQIAEADAKIKALNESGDLIISTPNRGSKSAADMYRDAGFEIPAGKDVDHIKDLQFGGPDAVTNMNPLDFSVNRSLGPQIYHQTKNLPLGTKVSKIIISPIK
- a CDS encoding SMI1/KNR4 family protein, with product MIEIHQKIKSLGDIIFRKKREERHNTHHTLEFIKSVMDALPEQRVIDFIKEYGFSTFKNYVMIKSFEKSSFLSSGEIKLGLIFGFGDGTDSVKDAIDTYFIEEQLNWKFFPLFEGYPGDIIFYSLEPETRGKIYYWHHEGDINADKSLIANSFEEFINNLYLKQKEEEEEEPELSADELASVNERRKRVGLPLIVKNRNEIT
- a CDS encoding SMI1/KNR4 family protein — protein: MDTTWKFVKPLKDKSSILLVEKEWGIKLPEIFIELVINYNSGVPENTAFNTEFSTGKSSGELLNFNLDSKDNVLAEYKNIEDKLPPDIFPFAADPGGNYICFDYRMNKENPQIVFWNHEERFIIEGDQIVNPDVENEFDLHIIEPVSNDLEGFLNKLYTIKNDEDNDFEGFELL
- a CDS encoding SMI1/KNR4 family protein encodes the protein MEFEQTSQNLSLEDLRDFETKINLTLPEDFKEHYLKSNGGYPPFEHVKGINHLFTINGFIPIKHGTAPIEETISDYKKSGITFGPKIPFAFDNGDNIYLISLDSEDYETIYLVESEFLNIKEKQYYKVSNNFTGFLASFYNE
- a CDS encoding prephenate dehydratase, translating into MKKVTRVAIQGIKASFHEEAAFKFFGNDIKTVECNSFKQTCEVLEAREVDYVVMAIENSIAGSLLPNYTLIREYNFAVTGEVYLPIQLHLMALPGVKLEDVKYVTSHPIAIRQCIDFFDEFPHLKVVESVDTAACAKKIRDEQLTDTVAIANTLAAELYGLNIIERRIESNKKNYTRFLILQNDKTEDLTEINKSSICFQVGNHVGALSKVLNIFAEQNVNLSKIQSMPVLGKRSEYYFYVDMEWTESEKYDIAIRKALKYTVNFNIMGEYLKNDIV
- a CDS encoding chorismate mutase; translated protein: MKLNLNIQPLSSWINVKNEPLIISGPCSAETEDQLLSTAHLLAATGKVSVLRAGIWKPRTRPGEFEGIGSIGLEWLKKAKAETGLPTAVEVANAKHVEEALAAGVDILWIGARSTANPFTVQEIADALKGVDIPVLIKNPVNPDISLWIGALERINNAGITKLGAIHRGFSSYEKSSFRNEPMWELAIQLKTLCPELPIINDPSHICGNRELIPYISQKALDLDMQGLMIESHIDPSVAWTDAKQQVTPAALEELIAKLSLRDPESNNEAFADKLAELRKQIDKIDDVMLQKLSERMAIVEKIGQYKRDSKVTILQVNRWDEILKKGTAFAKALKLDLGFTEKFLELVHAESIRKQTAIMNEGKTEEEIVEAAAAKA
- the aroA gene encoding 3-phosphoshikimate 1-carboxyvinyltransferase; amino-acid sequence: MKKNALVSFKGQKDIQATINLTGSKSESNRALIIAAISKGLVKVNNLSDAADTVTLNRILTELGTTEPEGRRTVDVGHAGTAMRFLTAYLATIPQQFLLTGSARMQERPIAILVDALKSLGADISYAKNEGFPPLSINGGLNNVRAEVSIKGNVSSQYLSALLIIAPKLLAGLSLNIEGGLTSRPYVEMTLALLASAGVSHSWKGDNIYIGPQQYQAATLTVEPDWSAASYWYSIAALADQAAIELPNLKEESLQGDSKIQEIMIGLGVNTQRTANGIALKANKNEAQTTAILNLKDCPDLAQTIIVCAAAKGLNLAFTGLETLKIKETNRILALQNELGKIGVTLNEENEVYTLNCEGLNFPEKVTFATYDDHRMAMAFAPLSLLIKEVEIEDFQVVEKSYPDFWKHLQKAGFTVQELA
- the aroC gene encoding chorismate synthase; translated protein: MAGNTFGHLFRISTFGESHGEAIGVIVDGCPAGLPIDLEFIQSELDKRRPGQSKITTQRKESDTVQILSGIFEGQSTGTPIALLIPNEDHRSKDYEHNKTVYRPSHADYTYDAKYGIRDHRGGGRSSARETAARVAAGAIAKLLLQHYGIGIFAHVSAVGTINAPNLAALPIAELLAQREENIVRCADPATANEMIEFIDSVRKDGDTVGGKISCIIHNCPPGLGEPVFDKLHADLGKAMLSINAVHGFEYGSGFSGSEMRGSAHNDIFLTDGAIPKTLTNFSGGIQGGISNGMEINFTVAFKPVATIMHNQQTVNAAGEAAEIKGKGRHDPCVVPRAVVIVEAMAALVLADQLLRNKSSRL